Proteins from a genomic interval of Streptomyces sp. Tu6071:
- a CDS encoding DUF3592 domain-containing protein: MPYSELALDLSGSGIWFFTGGFVWIGFGILLSFGEVRRGRRRRETTGKCVSSSYRPSDRSYSYLFRDPTDSTVEAHIRVKSGGGRGHFKEGQSVTLSYDPKDHRDTKLAEERSRLDPWKGVLYVSPFGLIPLAQAWIGLSILQ, encoded by the coding sequence GTGCCGTACAGCGAGTTGGCGCTGGATCTTTCGGGGAGCGGGATCTGGTTCTTCACGGGGGGATTCGTGTGGATCGGTTTCGGGATTCTGCTGTCCTTCGGGGAAGTGCGGCGCGGGCGGCGCCGACGGGAGACCACCGGGAAGTGCGTGTCCTCGTCGTACCGGCCTTCGGACAGGTCGTACTCGTACCTGTTCAGGGACCCGACCGATTCCACGGTCGAGGCGCACATCAGGGTGAAGTCGGGCGGCGGCCGGGGGCACTTCAAGGAGGGGCAGAGCGTCACCCTTTCCTACGACCCCAAGGACCACAGGGACACGAAGCTCGCTGAGGAGCGTTCACGCCTCGATCCGTGGAAGGGCGTCCTGTACGTCTCCCCCTTCGGGCTCATCCCCCTCGCTCAAGCGTGGATAGGTCTTTCGATCCTCCAGTAG
- a CDS encoding MerR family transcriptional regulator, with protein MSPRGGAARPAAYGLALVTGALAAREAGVVPATIRKWVQLGHLSPADQRGRTHLYRLEDVFAAERAARGRRRSARD; from the coding sequence ATGAGCCCCCGCGGCGGTGCCGCTCGTCCGGCGGCGTACGGCCTCGCGCTCGTCACGGGCGCGCTCGCGGCGCGGGAGGCCGGGGTCGTGCCGGCGACCATCAGGAAGTGGGTCCAGCTCGGGCACCTGAGCCCGGCGGACCAGCGGGGCAGGACGCACCTCTACCGCCTGGAGGACGTCTTCGCCGCCGAGCGCGCGGCGCGTGGCCGACGCCGCTCCGCGCGGGACTGA